One Cotesia glomerata isolate CgM1 linkage group LG8, MPM_Cglom_v2.3, whole genome shotgun sequence genomic window carries:
- the LOC123270180 gene encoding uncharacterized protein LOC123270180, producing MELIRLILITMFVCLIITQINRADPLLSVNSISTSKQTSLKSELKKLKYKFTTEINVRSQFKDTIEITIEDPCDLENQNKRVTCKLDNPDFCKSCPYTTCKHFDKEVKIGTNVIPKNDEGEGYCVAFKDMSSGCNEYHGNWAMVKASSFKSNLNPNTYIRFCLCKRPGFIGNMTLFGSCEHPFICDGDVVDINVSYDKIKCKCLNEFKSKVVGDGWHRCVAPFVEERVNWSTVPKPQKFAESFIPVKTYFDKMISNYVGNLDELTDPCSRCPVTGNPTYARSVTIDKSGHPDDTTVICRPADSDEINQPNWGIPLRRHTHNGNDGNMKRLLKGSWGPDVMLAIKWKELWVYGASNHDDKDKSPQDCVFVFDYQDNQDFYLKLGLNQNYQYAINAGKDALLGLTVLPMSTFTPTVYPHCLRGNVDGGYAMSFSYGCRIYNLNLACFVEEHEIKDFIINSKHNNISSTFLTRAYQERYGWYFVSTQNWDSVQELGHAFGVALYEFNNKSYQYLTYNPAIKTDKTLNQYFPFVAMRVRPMPDEDRKNSRWKRHRISGLRHFVVDFILTDKESSKKFLIQHYHKADSNFVYK from the coding sequence ATGGAATTAATCCGACTAATTTTAATCACAATGTTTGTCTGCTTAATAATAACGCAGATTAACAGGGCAGACCCACTGCTCTCAGTAAACTCAATCTCAACCTCCAAGCAAACTTCCCTAAAATCGGAGCTAAAAAAACTCAAGTACAAGTTTACAACGGAGATAAATGTTCGATCACAATTCAAGGACACTATTGAAATTACCATCGAAGATCCTTGCGATCTTGAAAACCAAAACAAACGCGTGACTTGTAAACTCGACAACCCAGATTTCTGCAAGTCGTGCCCTTACACCACTTGCAAGCACTTTGACAAAGAAGTAAAAATTGGAACAAATGTTATTCCGAAGAATGACGAGGGTGAAGGATACTGTGTTGCGTTTAAAGACATGTCATCAGGCTGCAACGAGTACCACGGTAATTGGGCGATGGTAAAGGCCTCGTCTTTCAAAAGTAACCTCAATCCAAATACCTACATCAGGTTCTGTCTCTGTAAACGACCTGGATTTATTGGCAACATGACCCTGTTCGGGAGCTGTGAGCATCCCTTTATCTGCGACGGAGACGTCGTCGACATAAACGTTTCCTACGATAAAATAAAGTGCAAGTGTCTCAACGAATTCAAGTCGAAAGTCGTTGGAGACGGTTGGCACCGTTGCGTTGCTCCTTTTGTTGAGGAACGCGTCAACTGGTCAACCGTGCCCAAGCCCCAAAAATTCGCCGAGTCTTTCATCCCGGTAAAAACATACTTTGACAAAATGATCTCTAATTATGTTGGAAACCTGGATGAACTGACCGACCCCTGCAGCAGGTGTCCTGTTACTGGAAACCCGACCTATGCCAGGTCAGTTACCATTGACAAAAGTGGTCACCCTGATGATACCACGGTGATCTGCCGACCGGCTGACAGTGATGAAATCAACCAGCCAAATTGGGGCATTCCTTTGAGGAGACATACTCACAATGGCAATGATGGAAATATGAAACGTCTGCTGAAAGGCTCCTGGGGTCCGGATGTCATGTTGGCTATCAAGTGGAAGGAGCTGTGGGTCTACGGTGCCTCCAATCATGACGATAAAGACAAGAGCCCGCAAGACTGCGTGTTTGTCTTTGATTACCAAGACAACCAAGATTTTTATCTAAAGTTAGGACTGAATCAAAATTATCAGTATGCTATAAACGCTGGGAAGGACGCTTTGCTAGGCCTAACCGTCTTACCAATGTCAACGTTCACTCCAACGGTCTACCCTCACTGCTTGAGAGGAAATGTTGATGGCGGTTACGCGATGTCTTTCAGTTACGGCTGCCGAATCTATAATTTAAACCTGGCTTGCTTTGTCGAAGAACATGAAATCAAagattttataatcaacagCAAACATAATAACATATCCTCAACTTTTCTGACTCGGGCCTATCAAGAAAGATATGGTTGGTATTTCGTAAGTACTCAAAACTGGGATTCGGTACAAGAATTGGGACATGCCTTTGGTGTAGCTCtatatgaatttaataataaaagctaTCAGTACCTGACTTACAATCCAGCGATTAAAACCGATAAAACTCTTAATCAGTATTTTCCGTTTGTTGCCATGCGGGTCAGACCAATGCCGGATGAAGATAGGAAAAATAGCCGTTGGAAACGGCATCGAATTTCCGGACTTCGACATTTTGTTGTTGATTTTATTCTGACTGATAAGGAGAGTAGTAAGAAATTTCTCATCCAACATTATCATAAAGCTGACTCTAATTTTGTATAtaagtga